In Kogia breviceps isolate mKogBre1 chromosome 19, mKogBre1 haplotype 1, whole genome shotgun sequence, a single genomic region encodes these proteins:
- the CD79B gene encoding B-cell antigen receptor complex-associated protein beta chain isoform X2 has protein sequence MAGPALRPGFSDCVLLLLLFSAGETVLEAKTVELYPEPKGSVCSRIWQYPRFVAKKRGSMVEIKCHLEMLGMGNVSWLQKQETDSEAQIFLPEKGRILQTQNASEATLIIQDIQFQDNGIYFCEQKCLNWSPRKERGCGTELRVMGFSTVAQLKRRNTLKDGIIMIQTLLIILFIVVPIFLLLDKDDSKAGMEEDHTYEGLDIDQTATYEDIVTLRTGEVKWSVGEHPGQE, from the exons ATGGCGGGGCCGGCGCTGCGTCCCGGGTTCAGCGACTGCGTGCTGCTTCTGCTGCTCTTCTCAG cAGGTGAGACGGTGCTGGAGGCCAAAACAGTGGAGCTCTACCCGGAACCCAAAG GAAGCGTTTGTTCCCGGATCTGGCAGTACCCACGTTTCGTGGCCAAGAAACGGGGCTCCATGGTGGAAATCAAGTGCCACCTGGAGATGCTGGGCATGGGCAATGTGAGCTGGCTCCAGAAGCAGGAGACGGACTCGGAGGCCCAGATATTTCTCCCCGAAAAGGGCCGCATCCTCCAGACCCAGAACGCCTCTGAGGCCACGCTCATCATCCAGGACATCCAGTTTCAGGACAACGGCATCTATTTCTGCGAGCAGAAGTGCTTGAACTGGTCCCCGAGGAAAGAGCGCGGCTGTGGCACCGAGCTTCGGGTCATGG GGTTCAGCACCGTGGCGCAGCTGAAGCGGCGGAACACGCTGAAAGATGGCATCATCATGATCCAGACCCTGCTCATCATCCTCTTCATCGTCGTGCCCATCTTCCTGCTGCTGGACAAG GATGACAGCAAAGCGGGGATGGAGGAAGATCACACCTATGAG GGCCTGGACATTGACCAGACAGCCACTTACGAGGATATAGTGACGCTGCGGACAGGAGAGGTGAAGTGGTCGGTGGGTGAACACCCAGGCCAGGAGTGA
- the CD79B gene encoding B-cell antigen receptor complex-associated protein beta chain isoform X1: MAGPALRPGFSDCVLLLLLFSGETVLEAKTVELYPEPKGSVCSRIWQYPRFVAKKRGSMVEIKCHLEMLGMGNVSWLQKQETDSEAQIFLPEKGRILQTQNASEATLIIQDIQFQDNGIYFCEQKCLNWSPRKERGCGTELRVMGFSTVAQLKRRNTLKDGIIMIQTLLIILFIVVPIFLLLDKDDSKAGMEEDHTYEGLDIDQTATYEDIVTLRTGEVKWSVGEHPGQE, translated from the exons ATGGCGGGGCCGGCGCTGCGTCCCGGGTTCAGCGACTGCGTGCTGCTTCTGCTGCTCTTCTCAG GTGAGACGGTGCTGGAGGCCAAAACAGTGGAGCTCTACCCGGAACCCAAAG GAAGCGTTTGTTCCCGGATCTGGCAGTACCCACGTTTCGTGGCCAAGAAACGGGGCTCCATGGTGGAAATCAAGTGCCACCTGGAGATGCTGGGCATGGGCAATGTGAGCTGGCTCCAGAAGCAGGAGACGGACTCGGAGGCCCAGATATTTCTCCCCGAAAAGGGCCGCATCCTCCAGACCCAGAACGCCTCTGAGGCCACGCTCATCATCCAGGACATCCAGTTTCAGGACAACGGCATCTATTTCTGCGAGCAGAAGTGCTTGAACTGGTCCCCGAGGAAAGAGCGCGGCTGTGGCACCGAGCTTCGGGTCATGG GGTTCAGCACCGTGGCGCAGCTGAAGCGGCGGAACACGCTGAAAGATGGCATCATCATGATCCAGACCCTGCTCATCATCCTCTTCATCGTCGTGCCCATCTTCCTGCTGCTGGACAAG GATGACAGCAAAGCGGGGATGGAGGAAGATCACACCTATGAG GGCCTGGACATTGACCAGACAGCCACTTACGAGGATATAGTGACGCTGCGGACAGGAGAGGTGAAGTGGTCGGTGGGTGAACACCCAGGCCAGGAGTGA